In a genomic window of Gossypium arboreum isolate Shixiya-1 chromosome 7, ASM2569848v2, whole genome shotgun sequence:
- the LOC108467570 gene encoding probable glucan endo-1,3-beta-glucosidase A6: MGLLPLYFFFLFLSVSSGEFSSQVGVNYGQLGNNLPSPKQSVKLIQSLRAKRVKIYDANHDILNALKGTNLQVCIMVPNEIINNISTSQKLADSWVETNVVPFYSTTKIRYLLVGNEVISGSPKDIWPNIVPAMRKIKKSLKAHGLDKIKVSTSMAMDVLESSFPPSNGTFRSDIADSIVRPLLQFLHRTKSFYFLDVYPYFAWVMDPKNINLDYALFESRTIKYTDPVSNLTYTNLFDQMVDSVVFAMKRLGYPDIRIWIAETGWPNAGDIDQIGANIYNAATYNRNVVKKLTAKPPIGTPARPGWVIPSLIFALYNENQKPGPGTERHFGLLYPNGTNVYGIDLSGKTPDSCFEPLPKPDNNEPYKGKIWCVAAKGVNETALSSALSYACSQGNKTCDPIQPGKKCFKPDSLFWHASYAFSSYWSQYRKTGATCYFNGLATQTAKDPSFGHCKFPSVTL, encoded by the exons ATGGGCCTTCTTCCTCTctacttcttctttcttttcctttccgTTTCGA GTGGGGAGTTCTCAAGTCAAGTGGGAGTAAACTACGGTCAGCTGGGGAACAATCTGCCATCTCCGAAGCAATCGGTTAAGCTAATCCAATCTCTGAGAGCCAAACGCGTCAAAATCTACGATGCAAATCACGACATCCTTAATGCTCTCAAAGGTACAAACCTTCAAGTCTGCATCATGGTCCCCAACGAGATCATAAACAACATCTCCACCAGTCAAAAGCTAGCTGATTCCTGGGTCGAAACCAACGTCGTCCCTTTTTACTCCACAACCAAAATTCGGTACCTCCTTGTCGGCAATGAAGTCATCAGCGGTTCCCCTAAAGATATCTGGCCCAACATCGTGCCGGCCATGCGTAAAATAAAGAAATCGTTAAAAGCCCATGGCCTCGACAAAATCAAAGTCAGTACCTCGATGGCAATGGATGTCTTGGAATCTTCGTTTCCGCCTTCCAACGGCACTTTCCGATCCGACATCGCCGACTCGATTGTTAGACCGCTGCTACAGTTTTTACACCGGACCAAATCTTTCTACTTCCTTGATGTCTACCCTTATTTCGCTTGGGTCATGGACCCCAAAAACATTAACCTCGATTACGCACTCTTCGAGTCCCGAACTATCAAATACACCGACCCGGTTTCCAATTTAACCTACACTAATTTGTTCGACCAAATGGTTGACTCGGTTGTTTTCGCAATGAAAAGACTCGGGTACCCGGATATTAGGATCTGGATTGCGGAAACTGGTTGGCCAAATGCCGGCGATATCGATCAAATCGGCGCCAACATTTACAATGCCGCTACTTACAACCGAAATGTTGTAAAAAAGCTAACAGCTAAACCCCCGATTGGCACGCCGGCACGACCCGGATGGGTTATCCCCTCTCTAATATTTGCTCTGTATAATGAGAACCAGAAACCGGGTCCGGGAACTGAGCGGCATTTCGGGTTGTTGTATCCTAACGGGACAAACGTATACGGGATCGATTTGAGTGGGAAGACTCCGGATTCGTGTTTCGAGCCGTTGCCGAAGCCAGATAATAACGAGCCGTATAAGGGGAAGATTTGGTGCGTGGCGGCTAAAGGTGTTAACGAGACTGCGCTGAGTTCAGCATTGTCATACGCGTGTTCGCAGGGGAATAAGACTTGTGACCCGATTCAACCCGGAAAGAAATGCTTCAAACCGGATTCATTGTTTTGGCACGCGAGCTACGCGTTTAGTTCTTATTGGTCACAATACAGGAAGACTGGCGCCACCTGTTATTTTAACGGCTTGGCTACTCAGACGGCTAAAGATCCAA GTTTTGGTCACTGTAAGTTTCCAAGTGTTACTCTTTGA